The window CGAAATGACAGCTCCATCtacgacggcttcgacgatCCATTTACGAAGTTGATGAGAAGCTATCCCGAGGTACCTGACTCGTGGttcttcgccatcgccgtgGTCGCTTTCATCTTCGCCCTTGTCATCGTCACCAACTGGCCCCAGCTCGGAACGCCCGTCTGGgccctcttcttcgtcgtcggcctcaacCTCGTGTTCCTGGTACCCATGACGTACCTCTACGCCATCTCGGGCACGACGGAAGGGTTGAATGTTGTCACAGAGCTCATTGTTGGCTACGCCTTGCCCGGCCATCCTGAGGCCATGATGTTTGTCAAGGCGTTTGGGTACAACATCAACGGCCAAGCCGACAACTACATCTCAGACCAGAAGATGGGGTTCTACGCCAAGCTGCCCCCGCGCGCCATGTATCGCGGCCAGGTCATGAGCGCCATCCTGACGGCCCTCGTCGCGTACGGGGTCGTGGAATTTGCCGACACGCAGATCCCCGGCATCTGCACCCCTGACCAAGTCTCAAAGTTCAACTGCGCAAACGGTTCTCAGGTGTTTTTCGCGGCTTCTGTCGTTTGGGTACACGAAATCCCCCGTCTCCTTTATCACGTCTCACTCGAGCATTGACTGATGCATATGTATAGGGAGCCATCGGGCCGCAGAGAATCTTCAGCCAAATATACCCATCCATCAAGTACTGCTTCCTGCTAGGATTTCTCCTTGCCATCGTCTGGTGGACAGTCAAGCGATTCGGCAACCATTTCCGCGAGGCGTGCCGGAGCATACTACCGTCTGCCGTCTTCCGTCCCGTCGATCTCGCCATCTTCACACCCGTCTCATGGTTAAAGCACGTCCATCCTTCTCTAATCATGAACGGTGTGCTGCTCTGGGCGCCTACGAACCTCACCTACTTCACCGGCGGCCTGTACTTTTCCTTCATATTCATGTACTACCTGAAGCGACACAAGACGGCCTGGTGGGaaaagtacaactacgttCTCTCGGCCGCACTCACCGGGAGCGTTGCCTTCTCGGGCATCATCATCTTCTTCGCAGTGCAGTATCACCCACAGGCCGTCAACTGGTGGGGTAGCAACGTGCTCTCTGCAACGATCGATGGCGGGGCCGGCCAGACGGCGCTGATCACAGAGCTGCCGGCCAAGGGGTATTTCGGTATTGACTCATGGTTTTAAACTTTTCAGTAAAGAGGCTATTTGCTCTTTGTATTATCGCGAAAACGGCCTGTTCCGGGCCCTAGCTACTCTGGAGTCATTCCAAGACAAGGAAGGCGGTACGATTCAATGCCATTGCCCCTTGTTCATGAAATCGCCCGCCATGGAAGGCAATGTCTGTTGTTTTAATGAAAAGTTTCATCGCTCGGGGGTTATGACATGTTTGCACGAGGGTCCATATTTCACTGTTGCCTCCGAGACCCTCTGTGTGTCCTCCTGCCCTGCAGACGCTCCTTGCCTTCGACCCGCCCAATGACACGGACTGGGAAAGGGAATATCTCATTCCTGTAATCCGGTTGTCGCGAATTCCATCGCAAAAAAGTCGTTTCTGGCGCCAAATCTACGGTGTGCTCGTCATCACGCCATCAGGCACGGCCGTGCTCGTGATGTTCTTGCTCCCTGAATAGTTGCCAATGGCATATCCATTGTCAAGAAAGAGCCGGTGAAGCGATTGGAAGGGAAGAGGAAAGAAAGTAAAGATTGCACGAATAATGCGCACGACTTATTATGGATGACTTTCTCGCCTGCGGTTCTCGATGATGGGTGCCGTCGGTTCGGCTCCTTGGTTCCCGAAAGATAACGGCAGCAGGGTTGTCCCCTCGGGACGGACCGACGGGATGCGATATCCGAAGCAGGGCATAGCAGAGTTCACATTGGTGGATATGGCAAAAAATAAGTAGGCGAAGATGCAAGCAATCTCGACACGAGGAACGATGGGACCAACAAGGGGGTGGGGGGGACGAGATGCAATTTGGACGCAGCTCGTGATCGAGGTACTCCATCCCGATTCTAGCTATGCCCTGTTCCATCTATCATACTCTATTCATAACTGACCCGATGGAAGGGAGGCGCATTCATGGTACGGATTCCTTCCCGGCATGTACAACATGGCCGCTTAACCGCAGTAGCCGCCGCTAGGCaggtcggcgccgatgcAGGCTCCGGAGCAGCATTGCGAGTGCAAGCCGCAGATGCGGCCGTTGGCTCGGCACCCCTACGCATTTTGTTCCTTGTTAGCTCATGGAAGGGACGGAGGGACGGAGGGGGTCACGGTCACGTACGGCTGGAGcgggcacggcgacggcggtggcgcTGAGCATGGCGATGAGGATGGTGACGAACTGCATTGTGCCGTTGGGATATTGTTTTTCGTCCGGGAGAGAGGTTGTTGAATGGAGAAGAGGGTAGCAGATATAGTTACTTGTGCGAGCTTGAGTGATGAGAAGCCGAAACTGTGTggacggaggcggcgcggCTTCGTGTACTTATGCTTCCATACGACGGCACCTTTCTCTACCAAGGAAATGACGACGGGCGTTACAGCTTGAGCCTTTAAATACCGCGGATGATTGCGTTTCGCATGGATGGATGCGGCGGCACAATGTAACACGGGACGCTGGAACCAACGGAGACGATGGCAGCGAGGGAGAACGGTTGACCACAGTCTAATACGGTTTGAATACGGTTTGAATTGATTGATTGCGCGCGCGTACGGTGCCCAGAACATGTAGCCAAGTATGTGTAATACATGAATGGGTATAGCGATgaatgcatgcatgcatggccAAACCATACCAACAGCGTCGTTTGCCTGTGGCCCTGACGgcgaaagggggggggggggggggcaggtCTCGACTCTGCGATGGCATCGACCGACCCCATACTTGCTAGCGAGCACGactacatgcaagtgcatggGTAACGGCCAGCCTCCTGCTCGCCCCTTGATGACAGAACTACCAAGCTGACCATCATCCGTGGCAGCTGGCTACCCTCCCTTGTCGTCTTGGGCGCCACGAACTACGATGAGCCTCGTCAACTCCCACCCGGGCCCCAGACACGACATTGGATGGATGCAAGTGCAAGGCGCAGGAGGCTCCTGGCATGTGCCGTCTTTAAAGGCTTGGGAAAATGATTCCTTCCCTCTCAGGTTAGCGTTTGCCGTCGAAGAAAGGGTCTACATACAGCgcagctgtactccgtacatgctgTCATACAGAGATGCACTTACAGGCATGTGTAAGATTCTGCACCGTATGCGTACTCTgcatactgtaagtgctcGTAAGTTGATCGCAgagtacgaggacgaggactgGTTGCCTACCAGACGGCCGTGTTCCCCACCGGGGGagtcgccgaggcggccccCTGAACCCTGCATCTCGACAGGTCGCAGCAGTCATAGCACCGACTCGTACGGTGcatacttgtgcaagtacaagtttcgtctgtacatgtgctcgtatAACTACACGTACGCATGCATGCAGGTCTAAGCCGCGACACGAATGCGTTGGGCTCGCTCACTCGCCCGGCTCACGCTGGGGAACAGCCGGGCTTGCAGGCCACCGTCGGAGATTGACCCCGATTCGTGCCCGGGTACTACTGCAGGCAAGTGCACGAGGAGGTAGGGAGCGGAACGGCTGGCCACAGTGTGTGCTCAGATGCATGCACACTTGGATGGCATGCAATCTGATCATGCACATGGCGTCTTATGCAAGTCTATCTGATGGAAGGAATCACACAGCTCGCGAacgggctcgacggcaagtCCGTCCGTCCTATTCCATCTGTACTGATCCTTTCAAGCATCCTGGCACGTCACCATGCATGTCCAGGTGCCTGCACTGCACTCCGAACTCGATAGCTTGCACCGCACTGCCGTAGATCCCAACCAGTGGCTCACAGCAAGTCGTCGGTCACGCTCCGGCATTCATTCGAACCGGTACCAGAGCACGGTGCGTCGCATCAAaggcaagtacgtacggGGCATCGGGACCCGAGGAGAGGGAAACGGGGAGGGCAGATGCTGCAGACGCCGCAGACGCTTGGCGAGGGCATGGCCCGCCCCTTAAGCCGCCCCCCCGCGCGGCCCGGCCACAGATTGCCTAATGGAGTCATGAGTGAACCGGCGGCCGAATCGATGtggggccgccgtcggtcaaCTCGTgcaggagaggagaggacaGTCAGTCCAGTCGGCAGGATAGGTCATGTCGGAGACGGGTTGCTGTCGAAAGAACAAATAAAGGGCGAGTACGACAAGGATACGGATGAAACAAGTTGGGAGCAGTCGGCCAGTCTTCGACCAGTGCCGAAGATGCATCGCTGATGTCACGAGATGATAAAACGAGCTGACGAGGGTACAAGGTCACGACAGAATAGAACGAGTTGACGAGGGCACGAGAAGTCATGGCACAAGGTGACGTTGACATGCCGAGTTTCAGTCGCTCAGTGAGATGGTGTGTCGAGGACGGTTGGATGCCGAAACAACAACAACCGAGGATACGACACGGGGTCCGAAGCAGCGCAGAATATTATGTAGAATTTGACCAGGTAGTCTACTCTTATCGTGTCTGGCCATCCGTCGGAGTCACGAAACCGACTCTACATGGCAGCCGCCAGAGCGGCAAccgcaacggcggcggcggccgagaaggaaAGGGCGGCCGCTccgctgacgacgacgggaacgTCGCCGGTAGAGTTGCCGACACCGGCGCTGGTGGCAGGGCGAGGGGCAGGAGGGCTCGGCTTGAACGAGGAAGCAGGACCGGCAGGCGGCTGGTTCTTGGAGCCGCCATTGTGGCTACCGCCAGGGGTGCTGTCGTCGGACTCGGGCTCGGACTCGAGATTGGGCTGAGGCTTCGAGTTGGAGTGAGACTGGGGCACAGGCTTGGACTCGGGCACAGGCTtggactcggactcggactcgggctcgggctcaGGCTTAGAGTAGGAATTGGACTCGGGCTCAGactcctcctcatcgtcaGCGGGAGGAGCGCCGTGGCTACCGGCGGGAACGTTGGAGATCTTTTCGGCGTCGATCGGGGAGCCGGGGTGGGAGCCGGGGCGGAAACCGGAGGGGGCGTTGGGGCGTGAGCCGGCGGGGGAGTCAGGGTGGGAGCCCGGGTTGGCGCCATTGTCGGCGGGCACGGGCGCCGCCGGGATGGCGTGGAGATCGGCCGGAGCGGGGATGTTGCTCTTGAACGAAGGCAACTTCTCGAGGACCTCCTTGCTCACAGACTTGTCTTGGGTACCGGGCACGACGAGGTCCTTGGTGCAGGACATCTTGACCAGTCCATCCGGCTGGACGACGGGGCAACACCTCGCGATGTAGGTTTGCACGATGGTGACCTTGACGATGGTAGTGTTGCCGTAGGCGCCGTGGCTTTCCGGTTCGTACTTGCCCTTGACGCGGACCaaaccgtcgtcgaggctgggCACGATGCCGGGGGGGCCGACTCGGCCAAAGTCGATGGGCGTCATCGGCTcatcggcctcctcctcctcctcctcctcgtcgtcgcagtAGTCGTCCTCCGTCTCGAGGGCAGCGACGCTCGACTTGGTGCTCGTGCGGAAGCCGgaagtcggcgtcggcttggcgtcggccggcacgggTGTGAAGGGGCCCGGACCCTGGGGATGATCGAGGGCCACGTAGTAGCGCTCGACGCTGGAGTCGAAGGGCTCCTTGTCCACGAGCTcgttgtcgacgtcggccttgacGTAGGGGgtcgccatggcgacggatTGCCAGATGGCGGCCCAGTCGGccaccggcgtcggcgcgttgcagagggacgaggaggcggccgagtggATGGCACGCCAGTGCTTGCGGTCCGCGTTGCCGAGCAAGCCATGCGTCCACTTGCACTCGAGGCAACcgaactcgtcgtcgatgtaGCTGCCTTTGCAGATGCAGTCCTGGTGCGCCTTGAGGTGGGCCGGCGACGTGCCGTTGGTCTTGCACGTTGTCATGGtgcggacgaggagcggaCAGGGATACTTGGTGTCACTCTTGGCGAGCTGGTCGGCCGGAAAGCAGACGTTGATCTTCTTCTCGACCTCGTTCAGGCCcatggcggtgccgacgacggcgaggagagcgaggGACTGCTTCATCGTCATGATGGGCAAGCAGGTCAAGACAAAAAACGAGTGTTATTGCCCAAAGGAGCGGAAGGGGAGGCGTGAAACTTGGGAGGCAGGTCCTGCGGGCTGTGGCCTGTGGATGACGTCTGTCGAGAGAGAGTGCTGGCTTCGGCGCTCCCTATATATATTCGTACATATATATTTGTATATATATGTGTGTGTGCgcgtgtgtgtgcgtgtgtacAATGAGAGAAAGGCACAGCACGTACGGACGAGCCTGTACGAGGGAAAAAAGGGACAGggaacgaggaggaggaggagaaggaacGAGGAAGTGAAGGATGAGGGACTTGGACGGGGGAAGGCGTAGGGGCACTGCAGGGTGAGCCTacgagcacagcacagtcGGCCGAacgggggagaggggaggggggggcacCGGCGGTGGAACGTTGAATTACCATGACCGAGGGCGAGAGTGATTGCAGCATTATGCAACGCCGTGCTACGCGATGCCGTGCAAATGAGATTCTGTGGGGTGGATACCACCGATCCAGCTTCTCGTGAGAGCCGGCGGGAGAGAACATGAATCGCGCCAGAGGAGAGTCGAAACGCCGGGATGCGACTAGCTTGGCATCGCCGAACTCGTAATGTGGCGGGAAggaagtaataatactgaCATAATGATGTTGTCTGCGTTCTCGTACTCTTTACTTGCGTCGTACACGCGCATTCAATGCAAGTGCAATCCCAGGCGAGCACTTGGAGTTGGTGTTGACGGCATACCGTGAATTTGCCCTTGGTGGTTGCATCCCCGAGAGGGGAGGACGCGCACCACGGCGCACCGAAAAGAAGATGGAAAAGTCTGGTTCAAGGCACCACGTCACGTCGAGAGGACGGAGGCACATTTGTTTTCCTCGCAGGATTACGGCACGATGACGGGAAGATGCGGCTGCTCGTGAGGGTGTTGCCATTTGTGCCTTGGCATGGCCGTTGGCGAGGGCCTCGATCGCCCTCGCGAAGTCGAGCAAGCACCATTACACATGACTTGTACTCGAActggtgtacttgtacggtgcTCTTGCTGTAGTCAGCCCTACTGCGGTCgaaagtacggaggactcgtacatgtaaatgTGCTCGTTTGCGTCCATGGACAACACACAAAATTAATACGTGCAGGGTTGATGAAGAACGAagcgcaagcaagtattacggagtacaagtaataataataatacaagagcttgtaagtacttaagtacggaaTCCATGAGCGAAGGAAAAACCCTGGCGCCGATTGGTGGTGGTTTTGTGCGGCCCACGTGCATTTGCGGGGTTGCTAGTACGAAATGGGTATAAATGGTCAAgacttgtgcttgtacggagcacttaagtattaattactgtaagtactccgtaagtactccctacaagtaagtattactcaAGTGCGGTACCAGATAATTACCAGGGACCTCCATCATTCGTGCTGTCATCCTGTACCTGGACTTGTACCAATATTTTTTTGGGAACAGTACACAGTAAGTaaataagtacaagcacaagtgctccgtactgttcATAATACTTGattgcagcaagtacggatacggatacggagtaaatagttagttgtacttgcaccatgATAAAGCACGTATTGATACAAGGATCACGACGGACCACGATAAccaagtacggggtacggaatacgagtacaactacggagtactgaccCCGTAATACTTACTGACCCCGTACTCTAGGTACTACTAGTTCAAGTTAGTACAACTATGTCAGTGCACAAGCAGCGTGCTTCGCCAAAGTACAGCAGGTTTGCACAGaatccgtacaagtacttactgcacttgcagcaagagtacttgcacgtaagtccttgtacttgaagaacgtaagtacatgtacagtacaggtaggggcacatgcacatgtccTTGACATTGTATTCCTAGTAAAAtcccgtactgtacttactgttaGGTGCGCATGCAATAAGTAAATAATTTCTGTACAGAACTTATTTGCACtcctcaagtacatgcacaggaGCCAAGCAACATCCTTTCATCCTATTGCATCCTCCTCCGTACTTATAGGTGTGATTCTATCGACCGCACACTaaataattaatactgtcaacagtgtacatgtacttactcggtgctccgtacatgcaagttaTCCATTTACCATTACGAAATGATGTGCTTCtcatacttacatgtacgcacTTGGgtgtgcacctacatgtacatgcacatcgaagtacatgtacaccttcggagtacacttacttacaagtaccgtacaagtacttaagtacctataattattactgcacaactacttgtGCTTATACACTCATACAAGTAAAAGTAAGCACATTCAATTCTGAGCCTGTggacagtacatgtacgtgaaCGCATGACGGTGGAAGTAATAGGAGTACGGTAATTGATGTAGAGGGGgacataagtacttgtaatagaATAAATATTGTACGCAgtccgtatccgtacagaCAGGTAATGCTGTATATTGCAATGCAGGTATTAATTTCGGTAGCGGATCTGTCCAAACAAGTAATTAATTTCGTCGCAAATGTGTGTACCAAGTACCCGCTCTGCTGACGAGAGACCCTCGGCATTGCAGGTTCTCGGTACTGCCACGGCgtcagtactgtactttccGCAGGGATTTTgcattattactgtactgtgctgtaattactcaaTGCCCAGCCACGTGCGATTTCCGCACCTAACCGACTGGGCAATTTCCTCAGCCCCAACCCGCCCACCTCTATTTCCCTCGCACCGCCCCAAGCTGACGACTCGTATCGTTGCACGCACAGTGTTGGTACGGCGTACTTGGTGCGTTGCCATACATAACCACCGTGCTAATAAAaccgtgtacatgcaaatgcCGCCACCGACCCATTGATTTCCTTTGTCACCAACGTGCAGCTGCACAAGTGCGCAGGTACAGACTTGCACTACGAGCCGAGCCTAGCacggtgtactccgtacatgtacttagttgtatACACTGCAGCGTACCTTGTGTTTGTGTTCTGTgtacagcaagcaagtacaagtacaaggatTTGCACGTAATGGTGCAGGCACTCTATCGATCTTCCATGTACAAATACTTACAAGTCGTAATtaggcgtacttgtacaagtacagtgcgcAAGCAACATGTGCGTCGCCTGGATATGCCGAGGCGAGAAATTGACAACTTCATCTGATACGCCATCCTCCACAGTCCCCTCCAAAAGTTCTCGCGAGCAcagcaagtgctgtacacCAGAGTATGAAGTGCAGCTATGcaagtaggtaagtactcaCTTACGTATCAGAATATACTTATGGATGTGCCAGCTCTTGAACCCTAAATCGTACGAGTGAGCAATATTTTACAGTGGCCCTTGTACTCCGCGCCGTGCTTTGGCTTTCAATCCCGATAGGAAACAACCAACCCCTGTGCAGTTCGACTTCGCGATTGGActcacggccgtcgtccgttCAAGAAACGGTGGCGAGACCCTCGAATCTCAAAGGGCCGCTGTGATGGCGGTGCAGAGGCAAAGCCCGACTTGCGAGTTCCACCTGCTGGTGCCGTCGTATCGCTGTCCTTTCCctttcggcctcggcgtttCCTCTCCGATGTGCTGCCTTGCGTCTTCGGCATCGTGCCTCGAGCTCCGGCATCCCTGTCGGCTGTGCCCATGGCTCTGGCGGGAGGCGGGCTCGTATATGTGTTTTGAGAAATGAAACGCCCGAGCGCGGCCACCCGGGATGGACTGATGGATTGGCACGATGCCAGAGTGCAGCATTTCGAGCCTCGTCGAaatggccgaggcgacggtaAATCCCCTCACCGCGTTCGATTGGCGCGGCGGGAGACTGCCCTGCTCGTACCTGGCCGTGGACCTTGGAATTCTCAGCATTTCCTGCTTGCATCGGCCCGAGGCCTGCACatgtgccgccgccggcatcacgGACGGAGATTTTGCGGCATGACCAGAGTCATTGCGCAGACGCCATCCCGGTCGACTGCTCTGACTTGTTTGTGTCCGTTGTGCCCTCGCATTATTACGCGATACTTACATGCGCCGTGGTGTCCAAGCCGGCGGCAGTCAACACGGCACACTGCGGGGGCTGGTCGAGGGCGAACAAGACTGACGGTATGAGTCGCCCTCGATGAAGAACGCACAACACCACGGTGAGAGTGTGACCCTCGGACGCCTATTCTTTGGCCAAAACCGTCGTGTACATTTCCGTGCAACGCATATCCTCTAGCCTGCCTGCTTCGTCCGTATCATGTCGAGCATCTTCTGCGCCGCAACGGCCCTGCCTCCACCCCCGTCCTGGCAGATCCGCGCGAGCTCGGCTGCTCTCCTCTTCATCCTCATCGCATCGGAGCCCAAGACGACCTGTTCCAGAATGGGGCCCAACTCCCTCGAGCAACACTTCGGTGCGTTCTTGGCACTTCCAAACTTGCCAATGCCGAGCCACTCTACCCGTTTGGCAAAGTCGTACGTGTCACCCCATACGGGGAGAATGACTTGCGGCACGCCGGCGCTGTCCATCTGTCAGTCAGTTCCCCtgcttcggcggcgtcgaaaCCCGGAAACGTACCTCACGGCGTCAAAGTACGAGTTGGCGCCCCCGTGGTTGACGGAGCAGACGACGTGGCCGGAGGCGAGGATGGAAATGGGAGCTGCTTCGATCCACGACACGATCCGCACACACTCCTTGTGCTGACCTAGAGCGTTGGAAACCGGCGAGGCCCCGGCAACGTCATACTCGCCACGCTTCTTTAGCTTCCACAGCACCTGGAGTCGCTTCCCCTGCTTCGAGGCCGAGTCGAGGACGTGCCGCAGCGCGCccgccagctcgacggcgtccccTTCTTCGTACGTCGCATGCGTGCCCAGGTTTACGTACACCGTGGGGTGCCTGGCCAACCATGCGGCTAGCTCATCGCTGCTGTCGCGCAGAGCCGGCCATGGCATCACGATGGGGCCGCACGGTATGATGTGTGCCGGCACCACGTCGAAGGGAAAGTCGATCTCGGGGCGGCTCGCGAGCAGGACCTGGAGCCCTTCGGGCGGTGCGATGGAAATCCAGGCCCAGTCTGCGTAGTCGGTGTCGATGAGCTCCTTCATCGTCTTGGCGTGATCCGTCATCCACGTATCGTTGTGGTTTAGGTACATCTTTCGCACCATGTACCACACCGCTGGCATGTAGTACCACGGCACCGGAAACGGAAT of the Drechmeria coniospora strain ARSEF 6962 chromosome 01, whole genome shotgun sequence genome contains:
- a CDS encoding UDP-glucoronosyl and UDP-glucosyl transferase family protein codes for the protein MAEERRILMLTNAELGQANIFLAVSHELMRLDSSLKLHICSFAELSTSVESIKASSSDAAKGNIKFIPLEGPSWKEALFGRPEHEFEELSSIRPTVWNVATAAKMTRIACPWRSDELCDLVKQIEQVMHDVGADLVVVDALFTPAVTVCYKRKPNWMVLSPNTYKEFVLALQPRRQYYWKYPPPRSTIPFPVPWYYMPAVWYMVRKMYLNHNDTWMTDHAKTMKELIDTDYADWAWISIAPPEGLQVLLASRPEIDFPFDVVPAHIIPCGPIVMPWPALRDSSDELAAWLARHPTVYVNLGTHATYEEGDAVELAGALRHVLDSASKQGKRLQVLWKLKKRGEYDVAGASPVSNALGQHKECVRIVSWIEAAPISILASGHVVCSVNHGGANSYFDAVSAGVPQVILPVWGDTYDFAKRVEWLGIGKFGSAKNAPKCCSRELGPILEQVVLGSDAMRMKRRAAELARICQDGGGGRAVAAQKMLDMIRTKQAG